The stretch of DNA CGTACCTTTGTTCGAAACGAAGCTGGGCCCGCTCTTGATGccgtcttcgtcgtcgaagTAGTGGAAGAAAGTGTACTTGATGGCGTCTCTCTTGGCCAAGTAGTCGAACAGTTCTGTTGCGCGCTGGACGTTACCGTTATAGTAAACGATGCATTCTTTGACGAACACCGGGTTGATACTGTGGTAGGTATCGTCTGCCTCGACCGCTGCATCCAATTGCACGACCTCTTGTGCGTCCGGTGCATACACAAAGTTACCCCCCAAAGTGTCTCGAGTTGTAAACGGCGAGCTGATAGCACGACGGTTTGGTTGCAATGACGGCGACGATCTCTTGTGAGCAAACCCGTTCCCGCTTTGAACCCTCCCCCCCGCAGTGACCAATCTACGGGACGCCCTCTgctgttgtgtttgtggCTGTTGTGATGGTGTTGCTCGCTTCTTGTACCCGCGATGGATGATCTCGATGATGGTGACAGGAGTGTTTGAGCGGTGTGCATGGTACCACTCCCCAATGAGGAACGTATCCGCGAGGTCCGTGAAGTGTGAGATGGTGTCTATATCTAGGTTAGCGGCCCTCCAAGCGCCTCCTGCACTGCGGCCTGCCTCGTTATCCAGTAGACTCGCGATAACTCGGTCCATTGCCTCTGACCCGCCGTTTGCCTCGTATACACGCTTGACCGTGGCGCCCTCGATGTGTGGGAACATCTCCAGCAGCGTGGCCAGGGCGGAGGTCGACGTCGAAGTCGAGTCCGCATCGCTCAGAAGCATGGAACAGGCTAACTCGACGTCACCGTTGGCACTCTCCAGGCGAACACGGATCGCATCCTCCGGAGTGTCTGGGAACATCTCCCGCAGAGTCTGCACGCCGTTAGTCATACCCACATGCGCCCACCGTGCGCCTCATCGCAACCGTCAATGGCGTGTGAATATTTATACATATTTGGAACTGGACAGGACTACGAAACGGGCAGGGTATATACATAATACAGACGCATGGAATATACTGTCAAACAATGAATAAAGAAtatttgttcttggtgGGGCGGAGCCATCACACTGTTGCATTGGCGACCATTTCGtcgacgttcttcttcaggtACGACGCACCTTGCCCGTTGCAAACTTCCAGCCCTCTCAGTGAGTCCATCACCTGTGATACATCGAAATCCACAGTCCGGGACAGTTTGTGGAGGTACTCCCACGTGTCGGGCACCGTCAATAGAATGCCCTCACTCCCCTGTGCTGTGCTCTGTTTCGAGCTGGCcatattttcaaaacacTGACCCTCCGTTGGGAACACGTACCTCTGTTGTGACGGTTGCACCGTGGTCATTGTATTCGCAGCACCTtctctctgtttcttttcaCACTGCTGTAATAAATGTCTGTTGGTAGTCTGTATTTGGAAATTTGCCCTTCTCAACTCCTCGACCTCTCTGTACAGTTTCTCTCTGTGTAACTCACTCTCTCTCAGTTTATACTCCAGATCCTTCATACGGGCCTCTTTCCTCTCCCTGTACGCCTTCTGAGCAGCTCTATTCTgcgccttcttcttctcgtcGAGCCCCGCACCACCACTGGTActagcagcagcaccaccaccagaaTCAATATCGTGAGTCCCAGACTGCGACGCCGACGAGTTCTCGGGAGTCAACACAAACGACCCAGTGCCACCCCCGTCACCGTTACCAACACCAAACCCGATCTGCTCAAACGACTTCTCGTTGTGCGGTGGCGACACATACATCAAACTACTCGCCAACTCCTCTTGCCCGTCCGCCTCATCAAAAGGACCGGCACCACCAACGGCCCCGGCCGCATCCTGTCTCTGCCTCAACACCTCAAAGAAATCCATCTGTGTGTCCATCCTGTCCATCCTGCCAAGCCGCTCTCCACTCTCCGCTCCCAACAAGGTCTGTGCTGGctcgtcctcttcctctcTTATCCCACTGCCACGTCCACAGCACCGTCTCatcgttcttctcttcctttCCGTTTCTCCCGACTCCTTTTCGCTCTCTGCAAGAAGTCACGTGCGGCGCCGGGGCCACCGCCTGCTCACCGCTGGGCAGCGGACAGGTCGACGCCCGTCGCGGAAGACGCCGCGGCCTGGTGGTCCAGT from Huiozyma naganishii CBS 8797 chromosome 1, complete genome encodes:
- the CUE2 gene encoding Cue2p (similar to Saccharomyces cerevisiae CUE2 (YKL090W); ancestral locus Anc_2.494), translated to MTNGVQTLREMFPDTPEDAIRVRLESANGDVELACSMLLSDADSTSTSTSALATLLEMFPHIEGATVKRVYEANGGSEAMDRVIASLLDNEAGRSAGGAWRAANLDIDTISHFTDLADTFLIGEWYHAHRSNTPVTIIEIIHRGYKKRATPSQQPQTQQQRASRRLVTAGGRVQSGNGFAHKRSSPSLQPNRRAISSPFTTRDTLGGNFVYAPDAQEVVQLDAAVEADDTYHSINPVFVKECIVYYNGNVQRATELFDYLAKRDAIKYTFFHYFDDEDGIKSGPSFVSNKGTGRTITIPNKQHGQPRQIRYNRSQTSTVTSGGSGNDAQLAQLFTAFKLDFHGYQPQTAVSVLRVALRRWWDAEIEERELHAKRLHATNVMYMEKLTVVTGRGIHSINGKSKVKIQVKRFLQENAYVFWEEQSYFLVIGKKTR
- the KNAG0A06790 gene encoding bZIP transcription factor (similar to Saccharomyces cerevisiae YAP3 (YHL009C); ancestral locus Anc_2.493), which codes for MRRCCGRGSGIREEEDEPAQTLLGAESGERLGRMDRMDTQMDFFEVLRQRQDAAGAVGGAGPFDEADGQEELASSLMYVSPPHNEKSFEQIGFGVGNGDGGGTGSFVLTPENSSASQSGTHDIDSGGGAAASTSGGAGLDEKKKAQNRAAQKAYRERKEARMKDLEYKLRESELHREKLYREVEELRRANFQIQTTNRHLLQQCEKKQREGAANTMTTVQPSQQRYVFPTEGQCFENMASSKQSTAQGSEGILLTVPDTWEYLHKLSRTVDFDVSQVMDSLRGLEVCNGQGASYLKKNVDEMVANATV